The Burkholderia cepacia ATCC 25416 genome includes a window with the following:
- a CDS encoding nuclear transport factor 2 family protein, translating into MDDTTRTLHEYEQIRQLKYRYFRAVDTHDWALLADCLTEDCEARLYGGRYVYDGRDAFVSSLRELIGKPTFLTMHHGHHPELTLVSADHACGVWFLEDHAINLEDNYLLHGTAFYDDQYVKRNGAWRIHATRHERLFETVTSPIPPSLTLTANRFAPDAYPSAGSPETAS; encoded by the coding sequence ATGGACGACACGACCCGCACGCTCCACGAGTACGAGCAGATCCGACAGTTGAAGTACCGGTATTTCCGCGCGGTCGACACGCACGACTGGGCGCTGCTCGCGGATTGCCTGACCGAAGACTGCGAGGCCCGTCTGTATGGCGGCCGCTACGTGTACGACGGCCGCGACGCGTTCGTGTCGAGCCTGCGCGAGCTCATCGGCAAGCCGACCTTCCTGACGATGCATCACGGCCATCACCCCGAGCTCACGCTGGTCTCGGCCGATCATGCGTGCGGCGTGTGGTTTCTCGAGGACCACGCGATCAATCTCGAGGACAACTACCTGCTGCACGGCACTGCGTTCTACGACGACCAGTACGTGAAACGCAACGGCGCGTGGCGCATTCACGCGACGCGCCACGAGCGCCTGTTCGAAACCGTCACGTCGCCGATTCCGCCGTCGCTCACGCTGACCGCGAACCGGTTCGCGCCGGACGCATACCCGTCGGCCGGATCGCCCGAAACCGCTTCCTGA